CGTGCTCAATACCTTGGTGATCGCCGACGTCAACGTCGTCTTGCCGTGATCCACGTGCCCGATCGTGCCAATATTCAAATGCTCCTTCGTACGATCAAATTTCTCTTTCGCCATAATTGCCTCCTAATTGATGGTGTAAATGCCCAACTGGTTCTTCAGAACTTCATTCATTTTTTCCTCGGTCATTTCGCTGTATTTGAAAAATTCCAAAGAGTAATTGGCCCTTCCCTGGGTCAGGGTGCGCAGCGCCGTGGCGTAGCCGAACATCAGCGCCAGCGGCACCTGCCCGTCGATCAGGTGCAGGTTGTTGCGCAGGTCCATGTGGGTGACCTTGCCCTGGCGGCTGTTGAAGTCCGACATCACCTCGCCGAGGTATTCGTCCTGGACGACGATTTCGATCTTCATCAGCGGCTCGAGCAGGATCGGGTGGCCTTTTCGAAAAGCGCTCTTGAAGGCCATGGCGGCCGCAATCTTGTAGGCAAGCTCGTTGCCGTCTTCCTCGTTGGTGGATCCGTCGACCAGGTCGACCTCGACCTGAGTGATGGGAAACCCGGCGATCACGCCGATATCCATGGCTTCCTGCACGCCCTGTTCGATGGCCTTGTAGAATTCCTTGGGAATGATCCCGTGCTTGATCTTGGCGTTGAACTTGAATTTTTCACTGCCGTCGAGCGGCTTGACTTCCAGGGCCACATGCCCGAACTGGCCCTTGCCGCCGCTCTGCTTGATGTATTTTTCCTCGGCGCGGGCCTTCTTGCGGATCGTCTCGTAGTAGGCCACCCGCGGCTTGCCCAACTTGGTCTGCACCTTGAATTCGCGCTTGA
The sequence above is drawn from the Candidatus Aminicenantes bacterium genome and encodes:
- a CDS encoding GTP-binding protein — its product is MAKEKFDRTKEHLNIGTIGHVDHGKTTLTSAITKVLST